In one window of Leptidea sinapis chromosome 31, ilLepSina1.1, whole genome shotgun sequence DNA:
- the LOC126974210 gene encoding 39S ribosomal protein L44, mitochondrial isoform X1, translating to MAFVRRFMPILSRLVQNTSSNQHQKIHRWVAPTLRELNRREDKNGGKIISPRNTYLEWNLEAELFAFGKRLKEDFDAALLFQAFTDRSYVIKEEMKQKEIKFDIKMKDNRELAEDGYKFMDEYIDLYLQAVLPKFPIEGVTGIKNHLLSEKVLANISFHLGTKDIILAAEYPVDNYKLANTFKAIVGALYRSSGEERTAHFVRDFVITQLQGQDVNEFLHIEDPWKLLKELISKAGSNIEPRLIGQAGTNTLLACYRVGIYINKEMLSAGFGETVNIAKEMASREALKKLFGTQENMYPINFRLKGIPKTNPEMRYQIAAS from the exons ATGGCTTTTGTGAGACGTTTCATGCCCATTTTATCACGATTAGTTCAAAATACATCCTCTAATCAAC ATCAAAAGATCCATAGATGGGTGGCCCCTACTCTGAGAGAATTGAATAGGCGAGAGGATAAAAATGGAGGAAAGATAATTTCCCCTAGAAATACATATCTAGAATGGAATTTAGAAGCAGAATTATTTGCTTTTGGAAAGCGTTTAAAAGAAGACTTTGATGCTGCTCTATTATTTCAAGCTTTTACTGACAGATCTTATGTAATAAAAGAAGAAATGAAGCAAAAAGAAATAAAgtttgatattaaaatgaagGACAATAGAGAACTGGCAGAAGATG GTTATAAGTTTATGGATGAATATATTGATTTGTACCTGCAAGCTGTTTTGCCCAAGTTTCCAATTGAAGGAGTTACTggaattaaaaatcatttacttAGTGAAAAAGTTTTAGCAAATATCTCATTTCATCTTGGCACAAAAGACATTATACTAGCTGCT GAATATCCAGTTGACAATTATAAATTGGCGAACACATTTAAGGCGATTGTAGGTGCTCTTTATCGATCCTCAGGTGAAGAGAGGACGGCACACTTTGTTCGCGATTTCGTTATTACCCAGTTGCaag gTCAAGATGTAAATGAATTCTTGCATATAGAAGATCCATGGAAGCTACTCAAGGAACTTATATCAAAAGCTGGATCTAATATTGAACCGAGGTTAATTGGTCAAGCTGGAACCAATACATTACTGGCATGCTATAGAGTTGGCATTTATATCAACAAGGAAATGCTTTCAGCAG GATTTGGAGAAACAGTCAACATTGCAAAAGAAATGGCATCACGAGAAGCATTAAAGAAATTATTCGGCACCCAGGAGAATATGTACCCAATAAATTTTAGATTAAAGGGTATCCCTAAAACAAACCCGGAGATGAGGTATCAAATAGCAGCGAGTTGA